The nucleotide sequence TGCTCGGTACTTTGCTCCCTAATCATTATGCTTTAAACTGCCTTTGACGCTTTACGTCTTGTGTTTTCAGGCTAAGCTGCCTCACCTCTGTTTTTAGTTTTTCAAAACACTGCTTCAACTCAAAACTTGAGCTTTTTTTGTGTTTTCATAATTCACACATTCAAAACTAGGTTAGTCAGGAGTCAGGTTTAAATTTCATGGTATCAACGCTTATCGTAAAGTTAATTATCTTTTAAAGGAAAATAAAGGAGACCCCTAAAAGTTTGGTTCCcagaaaaaaatgaagagaacAAATGAAATGTttcaatttttaaagaaaattagAGAGAAGATGAGTTAATCAGAGAGGTTAAACTAACCAAGTAGTAAGCTAATAAAGTTTGGGGCTTGTTTGATTTAGGGAGGAAAGAGTTTATGGAAAATAATGTTTAATTTATTATCTCCCTGTTTgttgaataaaaaaatattttcagttgatatatcatattttaaataaaactGTTTGTTTTGCATACATATGGCAAACGACGATAACAATTTGAAAAAGCCCATAATTGTTGCCCCTGCTTTGAGACATCCGGACCATGGTCTATCGCGAGGTGGCCTTCCAGCTTTGCACGAGTACAGAGAGACCAAACTGGCTGCTGATTGAGTGGCCACGTACGTGGCCAATCATTTCTGAGATATCTTATGGGTTCGAGAAAAAAAGATGCTTAGTATGctctaaaattttttattttttattttttttggatatatttgtactaaaattgtataaaatatctgcccttaaaaaaaatccacaagaaaaaaataacGCGATTCCTCCCCGGTCCAAAAATCAAATATATCAGTCCCCGAGAGCACAACTGCCCTGAATCTTTGGGCCCGTCGCCATCTGGGGAAGCAAAGATTGCCCTTCTCTCCCTCCAAAGTCATGGGAGGAGAACCAATCGGCACCTACCTCTCCAGGCCCCACCCAGCCAGATTACTTGCCCCCCAAGTGCCCCGCCACCTCCAGGCACCACGTGTCCCGCGCCacctaaaattaagaaaaatgctTTGTGTACCAGGGGCCAAGGGGGGCACTTTAGGACCCATAAATGAAGAGCTCTAAGAATATTTAGATttgatataaatatatttgaatcGTAATCTAGATCTATTTACCATTTATTAagtagattatatttaaatttagatCTTTTAATGCATTTAATCCGATTTATTTAATATGTCTAAGAACTATTTAATTTGTTCAAAATCTGCTTAATCCATTTTTGTCATACGACCCTCTTaaccaatttaattttttaaatctaTTTATTTGGTTAAAAATCCACTCAACATATTAATCCATTTAACTTGATACagcttatttaataaaaaaattatatgggtTAGATTGGATtgtctgtttaataaatagatcaaatttaattttaaaGTGTTGACATATTTAATAAGCACGTTAAATTCAGGCTGATGAATTTTTAATCCGATCTATATTCAATTTGATTTATATCGAATTCGACCCGACCCAATTATTATTTCTAATCCCATGTCCACTCTGCGATCAAGAAAATCTCAGCGGCgagacttcctacatcatcaacTCTCTGAACACCCTCTCCAAGAAGCAATTAAATTCTCATAGCTTTCCTCCCACTCTAAggcttgggaaaaaaaaaaagtcaagctAAGTTGATTGCATACAAATTCGGCATTCACCACGAATTAGCTAAGACAatgattcaaaattcaaaaaaaaattgatgaatttgtcaaaatatatattaactTAGATATGActaatttcaaataaaaattagaatcaatttgaaagaactgAATTGACTATAAAAAATTAGTTCAAAAACCTATACTAAGCTTAAAAGCTTAAACATTACTGAAAGGGAGACCTAGCCCGACCCAGACTCAAGAGGTAAATCAAATTTGGTTTTAAAATCTTCGTCCcgaagccaaatcaaattggctCTGTGCTGAGCTCGACCGGACCGAATTCTGCGGCCGTATTTGACGAACGATCCAGTAGTGAGCCGTGGGCCTGGGACCCCATTCCCGGTCTATTCGGTCCAATCGCACCGTTATAAACGccaaatccaaatccaaatcGATCTCCTCTCCCCAAGCGTCGCCGACTTGGTCTGGCACGGAGGGGTATTTTAGGCAATATAAATCACTTGGGGATATTATCGCAATTTGATCCCTCCTTTTTTAATTTGTCTTTGCCTTCCCCTTTTTGCCCCTTCTTCCGTCGTCACCCGTCCCCACCTCTCCCCCTCTCCGGCTCTCTCCCCTGTTCTTTCCCTTCCCAAAGTATTGCCgtcaataattattattttagtaCCATTAGATCGAGGATTAATCCTCTTTTCTCACCGCCTTCCTTCCGCTTCCTTCCAGAAACCGCAGAGCCCTCCGGCCTTTTGCCCCCAAGGTAAAGGCCTGAGCAAACCCTTATTCCCCGTTTCTCCTCCCGATCTTGGGTTCCTTTCCCCTTGGCGTCGCCGAAGACCGCCCCCTGAAACCCTGATTTCTCGGCCCATCCTCGTGAGCATGGCGAACGGCGACGGCCCCTCCGGTCCCGAGGACTTTGTGCTCCGCTCCGGCGTCCGATCCGGTCTCAAGCGCGAGTTCGCCTTCGCCCTCCGCGCCCAGGCCGCCCTCCCGGTGTCCCTCGGCCGCACCCGCTCGGGTAAGTCCCCATCCTTTCAACTCGCCGCCCTTTCTCGCGATTCCAAGAGGCCCAAGAAAGCCGATACCAGGGCGTCCGAGGCAGCCGGACCGCCGCCGGAGGCGGTGGCCCCGAACCCCCCTCCTAATCTCTGCCAGATCGAGGCAGAAGGTCCTGTTGTGGTGGATCGTGTGGATGAGGCCAAGGAGGAGGCCCCAATTGTGGTGAATGGGCAGGATGAGGCGATGCCGGATTTCAATCTGTCGGGGATTGGGTCTGCCGTGGAGAAATCTGCTCAGATCGGCGTTCTTGATGAGGCTATGGTGGATGGGGATTCTCACCAAGAGAAATCAGGATTGAGTGCTACATCAGAAGGTTTGCCGGAGCCCCCAGTGGCTTCTTCGCCTCCGATCGAGGGAGCTGGAGCTGGATCTGTGATTGACGATAATGGGATTGAGACCCCAATTGCAATTGATGATAATGATGCGTGCAAGGCTAATGGCGATCGATTGGAGAATGGCTGTGCCTCGGAGGACCCAATTGTAATCGATGTTCAAGATGGATCAAAGATGGATGGCATGACGATGGAGAAGCCTATGAAGAAGAGGTTCACGAGGTCGTCATTGAAGGTTACTTTGCAAGAATCATCGACTGCAAACCTTCCGCCAACATTGGATCAGGCACGTTCTGTGGCAGAGGCGCCGATTTTGGTAGACGATCATGGTGAATTGGAGAAGTCTACCAGAAGGTTCACGAGATCGGCATTGAAGGTCCCTCCAATGGAGGATGGAGTCTCTACGGTGGGTTCCCTGATGGTGATAAATGCTCACAATGGGTCTAAGGACGGAAATAGTTTGTCAGAGAAGCCTGCCAGGAGGTTTACAAGGTCGGCAATTAAAGCTAAAGAGAAAGATTCTGGAGCAGCAGAAACCACTACCACAAGTAGTGGGTCTGTTGGGTCAGACGACCCGAAGGCCGAGGCAAATGGTGAGAATGGATCTTTGAACTCGAcactgaagaagaagatggaactGAAGATGTCCAAGAAAATTGCGCTGACAAAGCTGCCAACAAATGTTAGGGACTTGCTTGCTACTGGCCTGCTTGAGGGGTTGCATGTCAAGTACATTGCCTCCAATGGCAAGGTATGTGCCCCAATTTTGATGTTAATGAATTAAAGTTGCAGCAATCGCATTGCATGCTGAAACATTAGTGATTTTTCATAGCTAGTAGCAATTGGCTTGTACTTGCAAATTACCTGATGATAATACAAGTATACTTGGTCATCGTTTTTTAATTCAAATTGCCCTTTTGGCCATGAAGTTCCTCCTTTTAGCTTACTATGACTTCAATGGTAGGCTGCATGTGGAGTACTGATTATTTTGGTACTCTGCTGGGCAGTTGATAAGCATTTTTCTTGATCACATTTATCGGCATTGTAATTTTGATCAAGAATTGTGTTTATGGCATTATTATCACAGCAAGCTGTGCTTCAGGGCGTGATAAAGGGAAACAATATATTGTGCTCTTGTTCTTCGTGCAATGGTTCGAAGGTGGGTTCTTCTGTTTTGCTCTTCACCTGGATGTTGGATAGAATCTTGTGTTACGACTCTTGTCATTTGATATTGTCCTGGGCATTGCAGGCTGTTTCAGCTTATCAGTTTGAACTGCATGCTGGGAGCACAAAGAAGCATCCATCAGACTTCATTTTTTTGGAAAATGGGAAGAGCCTTCGTGATGTTTTAAAAGCATGCATCAGTGCTCCATTAGACATGTTGGAAGCTGCAATCCAGAATGCGATTGGTCAAGCACCTCCAAAGGAACAGATCACTTGTCAGAAGTGCAAAGGTAAGATTTTATGCTGCTGACCTTCTATGGTGGTTGGTGTTTTGGTATGCTGGGACCTGTTCAGATGGTTACTTGTTTCTAACTATTCAGAGTTATTTCATACTTCACGCACTGGGAAGTTTGCACTGCTGTGTGATTCATGTCTCAATTCAAAGCAACCACCAAAAACTCCAAGCCCATCACATGGAACTGCTAGTACTATGAGGTATGTTTCCTTTATAGTTTTATGCAATACTTATGTAAGGACTTCTTGCTTTATAgtctgtattttttttaaaaaaaagaataccaCTCTGTGCAGTTTGTATGTGTTCtgttagaggaggaagagggaggtaGAGCAATTATTGTATTCTTAAAATTGTTTAAAGGCCAAAATAGGGTGGGAACTTATGCTCCGAGGCTACCATTGTGAGTTACTAGAGCAAATAGTCATGTGTCTTTAACAAGTATCTTAATTTCCTTCATTTTTTCCATTTGGATTTACCTTTCTCCTTTATTTGGTTTCTCCTTCTTTATGATTACTTCACTTAATTTCATTTGCCTTATCTTTTGTACTTTTCAACTACAGAATTtgatttttccccttttttgtcCATAATTTTATGTTCTTGTATCACTGGGTTATTTGAGCCACTTGCTTCATGTGGATTGATGCTTGGCTGGTTTGTAATGGTTCTAGTTGGGTGCATGATTAGATGATGGCAAGATCATCCAAATAGAAAACAAGATATGAAGATGTAGCATGTTACATCTGTTTTATTTTAGTTGTATTATATCTTTGAGTTAAAAAATGAATTGGATATACTAGCTGTGGTGTATCTTTATAGTGATCATTCGAGAACTTGATGGTAAAGGAGCAGGATAAGTATCCAAGCTAAAGAAGGTGAATATACAAGGTCATATGAAAGCCTTATTAGATAACCATTGTACTTTtcaatttcaaatcatatttgccAATGAGATTAGGTAAGCGAACATAATATATATTGGCTTAGATAAAAAGAGGAATAAGAGATTAACCGAACAAACATTCTTTTCCTCGTACTAACTGCTTGTAAACATAATTCTTTGCACTACTCAATATATGAACTCTAGAGGGTTTCTTCTGTCCCCACTATAAGTAATTTCAAGGTATATGTTGAAGTTACATTTATATACAAAAGTAATGTAATATATAGTAGAAGTGTCTTTCGTGTTATCTGAGTGTCGTTTATCATAGCTGCCAGGAAGATGTGTTTGCATTACTCAAACATTGCattgcatgcttgacttgaATCTCTTAcacattttttgtttttctttctaggttgatttctttgagttaaAATTCTTTTCTTGGTGCATTCTTGTTTGTGCATGATCTACATCACATCTCGTGGAATACTTCTTGTCTTGTATATCTTTGTCCTCCTTATATCTACAGTGTACTTGTAAATTTACCTTTTATATGGCTTACATATAATTGTTGTGTTTCAGGTCATCGAGGACTGGTTCGTTAGAGGATCCATCAGATAGCTCATCCAAGAATTTGCTACCAAATAAGAAGAATAGTGCGGGAAAGTTAACTAGAAAGTTGGTATTTTAAGTTCATTTGTTAAAATTTTGTTTTGTATAGCCTATTCTCCATTTGTCTTTCCCTTTAGCTTGCTATTAATCTATGTTCTTTGGTGAATTTTCTGTATGCTAGGGATTTGGGGTTGCATAAGCTGGTTTTTATGAATGACATTTTACCTCAGGGAACTGAAGTAGCCTACTATGTTCGTGGAAAGGTTGTGTTCAAGATgattaaatgtttctttttgtgATTGGCTGTCTCTTTTGTGGTCCTTTGTTTAATATATTTGTCATTATGATTCTACAGAGATTGCTTCAGGGTTATATAAAAGAGACTGGAATAtactgtcattgctgcaatactGTGGTAAAAATATGGATCTGTTCAAATttgttgatttttttgaatatccCATATCAAATGTTTGACTTCCTTAATCCTAAACGGCAGATTAGTCCGTCACAGTTTGAAGCTCATGCTGGTCAGGCTTCTCGGCGCAAACCGTGAGTTgatgattaaaaaatatatatatcttgtTGATTTGCTTCCAGACATCTTAACTCCTTACTCATCACTTTTACATTTGTTCTGATTTTCCAGTTACAATAACATCTATACTTCAAATGGAGTTTCTCTTCATGAATTATCTGTTTCGCTATCTAAAGGCCGCAAGTTGTCGGCGAGTGAAAATGATGATCTCTGCGGCATCTGTGCAGATGGTGGAAATCTTCTCCTTTGCGATCTTTGTCCTCGGGCCTTCCACAAAGGTGTTTACTTTGAGTGTCACAAAGATTTTCTTAGTATCTCTAATTTTAGAGCATACTTGTCTCAAAAAAGGTTTCATGTATAAGGAATATATGAAGGAGACAGCAAGCACTTGGTCTGGTGATTATTGGCATCTATAAAAAAAACCCATTTAGATATGAGATAAGGggttgtttttatttttctttatttctgcaTCTGAATCCGGATGCTTTTGAGGTTCATATCTGGTGCAGGATCCTCCATAAATATTACTAAAATCTGGAGCTCCAGCACTATTTAATCTCATAAAGATTACCCGTCAATGGGTTGCCTTTggatttttatctttattttgttattttaagattATGGTGGTTGTTTTGGAGTTCTATAGTTTaaaatttctttgtttttcctaTTATTCTGGTAATACGCTACCGGCTGTTTGTGATTATTGGTGTTGTATACTAGACATGCTGTATAATGGTTAGAGTTGGTTCATACAGTCAGTGGAGTGCTGATACTTTGATTTCATTGAGAGGAGTATGATTTCACATgcctttttcaaaagaaaaattgtaGACGAACCTCCTCCTTAGAAAATAGTTTTCCATTTGGATGGATGTGATGCAATGGCACTTAGGAACTCTTTttttatcattgaaactccATCTTGCATTTCTCATATGTCTTTTTGCTAGTATCCTTTAAATGTCTTAATTGACATGCCTATTGGAAGCACAGATGCTTAGGTGAAGTTAAAGATAATTAATTGCTTGTTTGTGCTGCTATATAATTAAATTCCCCTTTTTGTATGTACGACAAATGCATTTTAtaacaatttatttttttttaaaaacaaaattaatgTTTTAGTCTTTTAGATAATACGTAGATGTTATGCATATGACAAGCCTGGCTTCGCAGTACCTGTTACCTAATGTATGTTTGGTCTGAGTTTTGTTTTAATGTGTCGAATTCGTAATCTATGTTTCTAACATGTTACCCCTTCCAtttgagttgcagaatgtgTCGGTCTATTGAGCGTACCCAAAGGGGACTGGTACTGTCAATATTGTCAAAGTCTCCATCAAAGAGAAAGGAGTGTGGCGCATAATGATAATGCAATTGCTGCTGGGAGggttgctggagtcgaccctATTGATCAGATATTTAGGCGATGTATTCGTATTGTCTCAACGCCCAATAATGACATCGGTGGCTGTGCCCTGTGCAGGTTAGCATTTTATCTATTTGTGAACTTTGTATACCATTAAATGCTTTTAATGCCTAACTGATTCAGCCCACTTGTGGTGGGCCTTTATTCATTTGTCGAACTTGTTTGCTATATTAATGCTTATGTTGCTTTGGGCACATTGAACCCATGTATAAGCTGTGTTGGGTAaactgaatttgaaattttgtttCCTTTACACCTGGTTGCTAAAATGATTTTTTCCATGGTGTTATGGATGGAGTATTAATGCTATAATTTATCTGTTGAGCTTTGGCTTTATGAAATTATTCTGTCCCATAGCACCTTATACATAGACAACTCaccgcctctttttttttttccatctttcttcttgtttgttattttattgCACATGGAGctttcaaataaaaattgtGCATCTGTGCCATAGTAGTTGGTCTTATGATTTGATTCATTGTTGGTTTTGGATCTTGGTCACTATAATgatttcctttttgatgatattaAATATGTTACAGGCGCCATGACTTTTGCAAGTCAGGATTTGGTGACCGCACTGTCATTATCTGTGACCAGGTATGTTTTTGATTCTCACTATTTTACTTtagcttcttttcttttataattGTATCCTTCCTTCACGTTGTACAATTATTTGTATGTTCAAGTTGTCATCCCTTTTCTCGAATACTGACTGAACTTTATATGGTTACAGTGTGAGAGAGAGTACCATGTGGGGTGTCTGAAAGAGCATAAGATGGCTGATTTGAAGGTAACCACTTTGAAATCCTGTTATCCTTTTAATAGGCAGTTGCCTTTGTCAAGTCCTAAAAGTTTGTTTATGTGTCTTGCTTGAAGTGGTGGCAGTGGGTCTATAATTTCGAAAGTTTTGAATAGGCCAAGTTACAGTGAATATTAGGTTGAAAGACACTTCTGGCCCGTTTATCCTCTTAATCACATAACATACACAAAGTTTTGAGCTTAACTATTATTATGGTTACAGGAGTTGCCTGAAGGAGAGTGGTTATGTACTTCTGATTGCAGTAGGATTCATACTGCTTTGCAAAAGTTGCTTCTTCGTGGAGCACAGCCAATCCCTCTAATAGATGCGGATGTGATAAGGAAGAAGCACGACAACAATGGTTTCAACCGGGATGCCAATACCGATATAAGATGGCGACTTTTAAGTGGCAAAACTGCTGATGCGGAAAGTAGATTGTTGCTTTCCAAAGCAGTCGCTATTTTCCATGTGAGTATTCATCAATCTAATGCTATTGTAACACCAAGTTTTCtatttatcattttatttttgtagaACTACTTTAATGGCCAGTAATGTTACAGTTATCAGTAAAACTGTATGTTGGATAGCTAATTGCGTTGTGCATTTTAAGAGAGACTTATTGAATTACATGTCAACATCAGATTGCGATTGGTAGACATTGATGGATATCTTAGATATACCTcttggagaaaaagaacatatatatatgtatatcacccacccatcacccccccccccccccccccccccccaaaatgaGTGGTTCTCTCTGAGATGTGTTTTGTATGTTGTGCAAACCATAAATATTACAGATTTagtagtgtgtgtgtgtgtgtgtgttcatCTACCTATAAAGTAGAGAGGGAGAGGCAGACTGGGCTACCTCAtacacaaagagagagagagagagagagagcgcactAGACTTCGCTACACTCAAATGAATTTctactcaaatttggtcaagtTTAGATTGGACAATGGTTCCCATATCAATGGTCCAAACTGTTAGATGTGATCTACTACCTCTAAACAGCTTGCACACGAAAAATCAAGGTTTGCCGTACCGCTCGGTATGAGGCGTATGTACCGTACTGAAAGACAACCGGTACGAAACATATATTCAAGTTGGTATAAGCCGCCCACTGAGGTGCGTACCGGTCTAGACCGAGATGTACCGAgatgaaaattgaaaaaataggTAAGAGAGCTATTTTAACATATAGATGTACCGTACCGTACTATACCAATAAGGTACTGATACGGTACCCGGTACTGAGATTGTGGACCTTGTAAAAAATTATGTGATTTGGAGACTGCTAACCTATGCATCAAATGatcaaaaaaacatatataattCGATGCTATTTAGATTGTCCAATTTTTTTGCTACTTGATGCATATGCTAGAGGTCTTCGAATCACATGATTTTTTGAGTAAGCTGTTTGCACctagtatatgtatgtatgtataaatgAATGATGTACAGAGTTGATtcttttttataattatgtttTGCTTGGATAACTTATGAGTTTATAATTATAGTTTTTTTGACTTTGTTAGTTTCTTTGAGTAATTTGTTAGTTTCATCAACTTTAAGATGAGCAATGTTGTCTCTGGGTTGTAACTTCAAAAATTGTTTTTGTTGGAAGTTAATGGTTTTGCTAGTGAAAACATTGTATTTCACTAATGAATTTTCTTAAAGAGTGTTGTCATGGTGGTCCGCATGTGTATGAATTATTAGTGGACTGTCACTGGGTGAGAGCTTTTTTTAGGCGAACTGCTGGGGAATGGTCATTTTCTTTGGTTGATGTCACTATAGAATTTGACTATGTTATAGTGTTGTTTTGGTGTTCACAATTTTGAGGATCATATATGGGATACAGTGTGTATGTGTGTCTGTGTAGATAGATGCACATATGTATGTGTTCATATATGTGCgaatatatacatgcatgcatgcatatatgtaaTCAAATATAAGGATTTAAATATTCTGTGGCCTGTGAGGTGTCAAGATGGGCCATGGTGGTTGGCATGCTGTTGACTTGGTGTGAAGTTTCCCTATTTACGAGAAGCAACGTAGATAACCTTTGCCAGTTTGTCATAATGATGTGGTTTTGTTGTGGTGTGCTGTCTAtgaggaaaaataaattttgataattattgaattagggTTTATTTCCTAGCTGAATTTCTTGTCTTACTTTAAACCTAATTTTAGCAATTAAAGGGcttttaaagaaaagaaagcattaAGCAAGAAAAGGCTTTTACTAAATAAGGCCGGTTCTCCTAAGCAATTAAAGGGCTATCATCTACAACTTGCGCATCAAAAAAGACCTCTCAGCAGACTGTTTAGAGCTAGGACCAGCATCTGGAATTGGTTCGCCGTTGTTAACCGGGGAAAGCGTGGGACTTGAAAAGAAGATGGGAGACAGGGGAACTCCAACAAGTaatagaagagaggagagagcccTCTAAAAGCCCGACCTTTATTCGCTGTGCGAACAAGGTCTTGAAACCGAAGGTATGTATGGGCATTCTGGGCAGGTCGCAAGAAGCCGCTTTTAGAAGGTTTGGACCAATCGCAAAAGCTCACCACTTCTCCTAGCACGCATTGGCACGCTTGCCTTAGACTCACACGACAGCCGACTTGATAGCCTGAGGAACGACGTTTCATTTTGCAAGTTATTTCTCCCTCGATTCTTTCATGAGCTGGTCCTCGCCTTTCAAAGCCGGGATAAGGGCCTTGCTCGACTACTAAACCTTTTTCCTGCTGCCTTTGGTCCTGCTTTGAAATATATTGTTGGTTAGAGTTGTCAGTTAGGCAGGGCTAGTTTGAGTGTCTAGAAATGGTTGTGAAGACATCGAGGCATTAGTAGGAAGTTAATAACGTGATGTCCATATATTATCAAGTAAGAGATTTTGATGTGAAAAGGACATTATTTTCTAGCTTACCATTGTTCTTTAATTTTGATGCTGGTTGACATGTATCAAACATTTGATGGTGGAAATTTTAAGTGAGAAAGTGGAAGAGGAATAGATATCACTTGATGCAAATCATATGAGGGAAACTGTATATCTTTAGTATGTTCTTTGTGCTTGCAAAATTGTTGTGAAAACCAGTATCGAATACATagatgattctcttagatttAGGACACTAATGCAAGATGAGTCATGGAAATTCTGAGTGAAATTTGTTGACATATTCTGCATGGAAAACCAGTATCTTTAGTCTGACAGCTGGTGACTGCATTTGGCttgtcattatttttaaaattcaattatttcctCTAATGACATATTCTGCACTAAAGTTttgttga is from Phoenix dactylifera cultivar Barhee BC4 chromosome 18, palm_55x_up_171113_PBpolish2nd_filt_p, whole genome shotgun sequence and encodes:
- the LOC103698933 gene encoding uncharacterized protein LOC103698933 isoform X2, with protein sequence MANGDGPSGPEDFVLRSGVRSGLKREFAFALRAQAALPVSLGRTRSGKSPSFQLAALSRDSKRPKKADTRASEAAGPPPEAVAPNPPPNLCQIEAEGPVVVDRVDEAKEEAPIVVNGQDEAMPDFNLSGIGSAVEKSAQIGVLDEAMVDGDSHQEKSGLSATSEGLPEPPVASSPPIEGAGAGSVIDDNGIETPIAIDDNDACKANGDRLENGCASEDPIVIDVQDGSKMDGMTMEKPMKKRFTRSSLKVTLQESSTANLPPTLDQARSVAEAPILVDDHGELEKSTRRFTRSALKVPPMEDGVSTVGSLMVINAHNGSKDGNSLSEKPARRFTRSAIKAKEKDSGAAETTTTSSGSVGSDDPKAEANGENGSLNSTLKKKMELKMSKKIALTKLPTNVRDLLATGLLEGLHVKYIASNGKAVSAYQFELHAGSTKKHPSDFIFLENGKSLRDVLKACISAPLDMLEAAIQNAIGQAPPKEQITCQKCKELFHTSRTGKFALLCDSCLNSKQPPKTPSPSHGTASTMRSSRTGSLEDPSDSSSKNLLPNKKNSAGKLTRKDLGLHKLVFMNDILPQGTEVAYYVRGKRLLQGYIKETGIYCHCCNTVISPSQFEAHAGQASRRKPYNNIYTSNGVSLHELSVSLSKGRKLSASENDDLCGICADGGNLLLCDLCPRAFHKECVGLLSVPKGDWYCQYCQSLHQRERSVAHNDNAIAAGRVAGVDPIDQIFRRCIRIVSTPNNDIGGCALCRRHDFCKSGFGDRTVIICDQCEREYHVGCLKEHKMADLKELPEGEWLCTSDCSRIHTALQKLLLRGAQPIPLIDADVIRKKHDNNGFNRDANTDIRWRLLSGKTADAESRLLLSKAVAIFHESFDPIVDASTGRDLIPTMVYGRTVRDQDYGGIYCALLTVGSSVVSAGILRVLGSEIAELPLVATSREHQGQGYFQSLFSCIERLLASMKVKHFVLPAADEAESIWTKKFGFTKITSDELHKYLKGARTTVFQGTSTLHKPVTVPRVSSQETQGIR
- the LOC103698933 gene encoding uncharacterized protein LOC103698933 isoform X1; the encoded protein is MANGDGPSGPEDFVLRSGVRSGLKREFAFALRAQAALPVSLGRTRSGKSPSFQLAALSRDSKRPKKADTRASEAAGPPPEAVAPNPPPNLCQIEAEGPVVVDRVDEAKEEAPIVVNGQDEAMPDFNLSGIGSAVEKSAQIGVLDEAMVDGDSHQEKSGLSATSEGLPEPPVASSPPIEGAGAGSVIDDNGIETPIAIDDNDACKANGDRLENGCASEDPIVIDVQDGSKMDGMTMEKPMKKRFTRSSLKVTLQESSTANLPPTLDQARSVAEAPILVDDHGELEKSTRRFTRSALKVPPMEDGVSTVGSLMVINAHNGSKDGNSLSEKPARRFTRSAIKAKEKDSGAAETTTTSSGSVGSDDPKAEANGENGSLNSTLKKKMELKMSKKIALTKLPTNVRDLLATGLLEGLHVKYIASNGKQAVLQGVIKGNNILCSCSSCNGSKAVSAYQFELHAGSTKKHPSDFIFLENGKSLRDVLKACISAPLDMLEAAIQNAIGQAPPKEQITCQKCKELFHTSRTGKFALLCDSCLNSKQPPKTPSPSHGTASTMRSSRTGSLEDPSDSSSKNLLPNKKNSAGKLTRKDLGLHKLVFMNDILPQGTEVAYYVRGKRLLQGYIKETGIYCHCCNTVISPSQFEAHAGQASRRKPYNNIYTSNGVSLHELSVSLSKGRKLSASENDDLCGICADGGNLLLCDLCPRAFHKECVGLLSVPKGDWYCQYCQSLHQRERSVAHNDNAIAAGRVAGVDPIDQIFRRCIRIVSTPNNDIGGCALCRRHDFCKSGFGDRTVIICDQCEREYHVGCLKEHKMADLKELPEGEWLCTSDCSRIHTALQKLLLRGAQPIPLIDADVIRKKHDNNGFNRDANTDIRWRLLSGKTADAESRLLLSKAVAIFHESFDPIVDASTGRDLIPTMVYGRTVRDQDYGGIYCALLTVGSSVVSAGILRVLGSEIAELPLVATSREHQGQGYFQSLFSCIERLLASMKVKHFVLPAADEAESIWTKKFGFTKITSDELHKYLKGARTTVFQGTSTLHKPVTVPRVSSQETQGIR